A window of the Bdellovibrio svalbardensis genome harbors these coding sequences:
- a CDS encoding BMP family lipoprotein — MKSGLLTLSFCILSVTSSFANTLKVGLVLDKGGKDDKSFNSAAYAGATKAEKDLKIELKYVEATDTNAIENLHRSFARKNFDLVIGIGFAQKEAVRKVAAQFPNVKFAIVDGEVTAPNVRSLMFAEHEGSFLVGALAAMASKTHSVGFVGGMDIPLIRRFAMGYAAGAKYVDPKIVVTENYVGVTGEAWNNPAKSKELALSQYGKGADVVFACAGASNSGVFDAAEDQKKFAIGVDSNQNWIKPGAILTSMMKAVDVAVFDTIKDTQTGKFTAGIVQFGLNNNGVNYTLDKYNEKLITPEMKKKVEEIKKKIIAGQIQVPDYYKKK, encoded by the coding sequence ATGAAAAGCGGCCTGTTAACTTTGTCGTTCTGCATTCTTTCTGTGACGTCATCTTTTGCAAATACGCTTAAAGTCGGGTTGGTTCTCGATAAAGGCGGAAAAGACGACAAATCTTTCAACTCTGCAGCCTACGCTGGCGCAACAAAAGCAGAGAAAGATCTTAAAATTGAACTCAAGTATGTTGAGGCAACTGACACAAATGCGATTGAGAACCTTCATCGCTCTTTTGCTCGAAAAAATTTCGACCTTGTGATTGGAATCGGCTTCGCACAAAAGGAAGCTGTGAGAAAAGTAGCAGCCCAATTCCCTAACGTGAAATTCGCAATTGTCGACGGAGAAGTCACTGCTCCCAATGTTCGCTCATTGATGTTTGCAGAGCATGAAGGATCTTTCCTTGTCGGAGCTTTAGCAGCAATGGCATCCAAGACTCACTCTGTGGGATTTGTTGGTGGCATGGATATCCCACTCATTCGCCGATTTGCGATGGGCTATGCAGCCGGCGCTAAATACGTTGATCCGAAAATTGTCGTGACTGAAAACTATGTGGGCGTGACGGGCGAGGCCTGGAACAATCCTGCTAAATCTAAAGAGCTCGCTCTTTCACAATATGGCAAAGGTGCCGACGTGGTGTTTGCTTGTGCAGGCGCTTCAAACTCTGGCGTTTTTGATGCCGCTGAAGACCAAAAGAAATTCGCCATTGGCGTGGACAGCAATCAGAACTGGATTAAGCCAGGCGCGATCCTAACCAGCATGATGAAAGCGGTCGATGTCGCTGTCTTTGACACGATCAAAGACACGCAAACAGGAAAATTCACTGCAGGCATCGTTCAGTTTGGTTTGAATAATAACGGCGTTAATTACACTCTCGACAAGTACAACGAAAAATTGATCACACCGGAAATGAAAAAGAAGGTGGAAGAGATCAAAAAGAAAATCATCGCTGGGCAAATTCAAGTTCCTGACTATTACAAAAAGAAATAA
- a CDS encoding isopenicillin N synthase family dioxygenase, whose amino-acid sequence MRTLETASHSENSISSKSENSTLRKVPTLSLASYTKGTAEEKTKFIDNLFTGLKEYGFIILKDHNVKAADLHKAYELLANFYALPTEVKKSYISPKAGFQRGYTPFGQEHAKDSPVMDLKEFWHVGRDLPEGHALKEVYPANVWPSEIPEFKTHFLSLFNALEEAGSVMLEALTMPLELDKDFFARMTKDGNSILRLLHYPPIPEGVDPRCVRAAAHEDINFITILPAATTSGLQLKDRDGTWLDIDSEPDTLIVDVGDMLARLTNDVLPSTTHRVINPQDGKNSSRYSMPFFMHPHPEAMLSCLPSCKGTGAKYADITGHDFLMQRLREIGLIK is encoded by the coding sequence ATGAGAACATTGGAAACTGCATCTCATTCTGAAAATTCGATTTCATCGAAATCTGAAAACAGCACTCTTCGTAAAGTACCAACTCTGAGCCTTGCCAGTTATACAAAAGGCACTGCGGAAGAGAAAACGAAATTTATCGACAATCTTTTCACTGGTCTTAAAGAGTACGGCTTCATCATCCTGAAAGATCATAACGTCAAGGCCGCGGACCTTCATAAAGCTTACGAGCTTCTTGCGAACTTCTACGCTCTTCCTACTGAAGTAAAAAAATCTTATATCTCACCAAAAGCAGGCTTCCAACGTGGTTACACACCGTTTGGTCAAGAACATGCAAAAGACTCTCCGGTGATGGACTTGAAAGAGTTCTGGCATGTGGGTCGTGATCTTCCTGAAGGTCATGCTTTGAAAGAAGTTTATCCGGCGAACGTTTGGCCTTCTGAAATTCCTGAATTCAAAACTCACTTCTTGTCTTTGTTCAATGCCTTGGAAGAAGCGGGCAGTGTGATGCTGGAAGCTTTGACGATGCCATTGGAGCTCGATAAAGATTTCTTTGCACGCATGACTAAGGATGGAAACTCTATCCTGAGACTATTGCATTACCCACCAATCCCTGAGGGCGTTGATCCTCGTTGTGTTCGCGCGGCGGCACATGAAGACATCAACTTCATTACGATTTTGCCAGCAGCAACGACTTCTGGTTTGCAGTTAAAAGATCGCGATGGCACTTGGTTGGATATCGATTCAGAGCCAGATACTTTGATCGTAGACGTGGGTGATATGTTGGCCCGCTTGACGAACGACGTTCTTCCTTCGACTACTCACCGTGTGATCAATCCGCAGGATGGTAAGAATAGCAGCCGTTATTCAATGCCATTCTTTATGCATCCTCATCCTGAGGCGATGTTGAGTTGCTTGCCTTCTTGTAAAGGGACAGGCGCGAAATACGCTGATATCACTGGTCATGATTTCTTGATGCAAAGACTTCGTGAGATCGGTTTGATTAAATAG
- a CDS encoding ABC transporter ATP-binding protein encodes MNLQPAVEFRGISKYFGDVKANSDISFTVTAGSIHGIVGENGAGKSTAMKILFGLYRPDEGEILVNGQPVHFHSSVDAMSAKIGMVHQHFMLAEPFTALDNILLQQKGSAFSILPRAEQKARLHEIAQRYGFDINLDAKIEDLSVGAQQRIEILKILSQDSQILILDEPTAVLTPQEVQDLFKNLKRLKEEGKTILIITHKLKEVMSLTDEVTIFRAGQVVANKKTAETSAADLAELMVGRRLQNPQERKTSVNTDSTILNISNLNAALGTHKIHDINLQVHTSEIVGIAGVEGNGQDVLIRALLDPHSLNKKSFSGDLKVHGKMGSFPEDRLRFGVLPSRPVWENFLLGQQKISRFARGIFLKGQEVLRATQEAMESYDVRPRNAYLPFEKLSGGNQQKLVVARALSQKPRFVIAAQPTRGVDIGAIEFIHNELRKCRDDGTGVLLISSELDELMALSDRILVLYKGRLVAEFSRSQFDEIALGTAMGGCH; translated from the coding sequence ATGAACTTGCAACCCGCTGTCGAATTTCGAGGAATTTCAAAATACTTTGGCGATGTCAAAGCGAACTCGGATATTTCATTTACGGTTACAGCGGGAAGCATTCACGGGATTGTCGGGGAAAATGGTGCTGGCAAATCCACAGCGATGAAAATCCTCTTTGGGCTTTATCGTCCCGACGAGGGCGAAATTCTGGTTAACGGCCAGCCGGTTCACTTCCACTCTTCCGTCGATGCCATGAGCGCCAAGATCGGCATGGTTCATCAGCACTTTATGTTGGCAGAGCCTTTCACCGCTCTGGACAATATTCTTCTGCAACAAAAAGGTTCCGCGTTTTCAATTCTACCGCGAGCTGAACAAAAAGCTCGCCTGCACGAAATTGCTCAACGCTATGGCTTTGACATTAATCTCGATGCAAAAATCGAAGATCTTTCTGTCGGGGCCCAACAGCGTATCGAGATTTTAAAAATTCTCTCTCAAGATTCCCAAATTTTGATTTTAGATGAACCGACGGCCGTGTTAACTCCGCAAGAGGTTCAGGATCTATTCAAGAATTTGAAACGTCTTAAGGAAGAGGGCAAAACGATTCTGATCATCACCCACAAATTGAAAGAAGTGATGAGCCTGACCGATGAAGTGACAATCTTCCGCGCGGGGCAAGTCGTTGCCAACAAAAAGACGGCTGAAACATCGGCGGCGGATCTTGCTGAGTTGATGGTGGGCCGACGCTTGCAGAATCCTCAAGAGCGCAAGACCTCTGTCAATACAGACAGCACGATCTTAAATATTTCCAATTTAAATGCCGCTTTGGGCACCCATAAGATCCATGACATCAACCTTCAAGTCCATACCTCTGAAATTGTCGGCATCGCCGGGGTTGAAGGAAATGGTCAGGATGTTTTAATTCGGGCCCTTTTAGATCCCCACTCCTTGAACAAGAAATCATTCAGTGGCGATCTCAAAGTTCATGGCAAAATGGGTTCATTCCCTGAAGATCGTTTGCGTTTTGGTGTATTGCCTTCTCGTCCGGTTTGGGAAAACTTTCTTCTGGGGCAGCAAAAGATCTCACGCTTTGCTCGTGGTATCTTCCTGAAGGGCCAAGAAGTTCTGCGCGCCACTCAAGAGGCGATGGAAAGCTATGACGTCCGCCCTCGCAATGCTTATTTGCCTTTCGAAAAACTCTCCGGTGGAAATCAACAGAAGTTGGTGGTGGCTCGTGCACTTTCTCAAAAGCCTCGCTTCGTGATTGCGGCTCAGCCAACTCGTGGCGTGGATATCGGAGCCATTGAGTTTATTCATAACGAACTTCGCAAGTGTCGCGATGACGGCACCGGGGTTTTATTGATCTCTTCAGAACTTGATGAATTGATGGCCCTGTCAGATCGTATTTTGGTTCTTTATAAAGGTCGGCTTGTGGCAGAGTTTTCGCGCAGCCAATTTGACGAGATCGCCTTGGGCACTGCCATGGGAGGTTGCCATTGA
- a CDS encoding Crp/Fnr family transcriptional regulator, which yields MESQTILNGGVNSLGFMGNQNLSIPSTSNVPYEVIHLKEEEMIFKEGDTPKGLYYVQSGCVKVVVNRSHARGRTTTNEYVTKLVSPGEYFGYKSLVKGVGSTSHAKAVKSTVLWLYPRELIQVAMAQASPLIKLLLNQAVNDLESFETTSQLHYLASVQERIAYQLVLLSDKFGVQTPNGISLNLKLTRNEFAQLASTINESLSRHLTEFKNEGLIDLNGKEIIIKNRDGLMRRSGNF from the coding sequence ATGGAATCTCAAACAATACTCAATGGCGGAGTAAATTCCCTTGGTTTCATGGGCAATCAAAACCTAAGCATTCCGAGTACTTCGAATGTGCCTTATGAAGTCATTCACCTCAAAGAAGAGGAGATGATCTTTAAGGAGGGCGATACGCCAAAGGGACTTTACTACGTTCAATCTGGCTGCGTTAAAGTTGTTGTAAACAGATCGCATGCACGCGGTCGTACAACAACAAACGAATATGTTACTAAACTGGTTTCACCGGGCGAATACTTTGGTTACAAATCTTTGGTAAAAGGTGTTGGCTCGACGTCTCACGCGAAGGCGGTAAAATCGACTGTGCTTTGGCTGTATCCACGTGAGCTGATTCAAGTTGCGATGGCACAGGCAAGTCCGTTGATTAAGCTGTTGTTGAACCAAGCGGTGAATGATCTTGAGTCTTTTGAGACGACAAGTCAGCTTCACTATTTGGCATCAGTTCAAGAGCGTATTGCTTATCAGTTGGTTCTGCTCTCTGACAAGTTTGGCGTGCAAACTCCAAATGGTATTTCATTGAACTTGAAGCTGACACGCAATGAGTTCGCGCAACTTGCCAGCACGATCAATGAATCTTTATCACGTCATCTGACTGAGTTTAAAAACGAAGGTCTTATCGACTTGAACGGTAAAGAAATCATTATCAAAAATCGCGATGGTTTGATGAGAAGATCGGGCAACTTCTAA
- the tsaA gene encoding tRNA (N6-threonylcarbamoyladenosine(37)-N6)-methyltransferase TrmO, which translates to MSMEPIGYIESGFKDKFGTPRQPGLVKKALAKLKIRADLQPAEALQGLEGFSHVWLIWVFHQNKVARYHAKVHPPRLGGKSMGLFATRTPHRPNPIGLSLVELVSVEKDGIVVSGADLVDGTPILDIKPYLPEVESVPDARTGWPAEVVKDPIHVEFTEKAQNLLLEWQGRNPDKSLREIIEETLKLDPRPVVYRGYEEKDSPYRSEHAVRLFDGDIHFKFESPTLVRVLDILFMHN; encoded by the coding sequence ATGTCTATGGAACCTATTGGTTATATTGAGAGCGGATTTAAAGACAAATTTGGAACTCCTCGCCAGCCTGGCTTGGTGAAGAAGGCTTTGGCGAAACTGAAGATCCGTGCGGATTTGCAGCCGGCAGAGGCTTTACAGGGTCTTGAGGGCTTTTCCCACGTGTGGCTCATTTGGGTTTTCCATCAAAATAAAGTCGCTCGATATCATGCGAAAGTTCATCCTCCACGATTGGGGGGGAAGAGTATGGGGCTGTTCGCGACCCGAACTCCGCATCGTCCAAATCCGATTGGTCTGTCTTTGGTGGAGCTAGTGAGCGTGGAGAAAGATGGCATCGTCGTTTCTGGTGCGGATCTTGTCGATGGCACGCCAATTTTAGATATCAAACCCTATCTTCCAGAAGTGGAATCCGTTCCGGATGCACGCACGGGCTGGCCCGCTGAAGTTGTGAAAGATCCGATCCATGTCGAATTTACAGAGAAGGCGCAAAATCTGTTATTGGAATGGCAGGGGAGAAATCCCGATAAGTCTCTTCGTGAAATCATCGAAGAGACTTTGAAGTTGGATCCTCGTCCAGTCGTTTATAGAGGCTATGAGGAAAAAGATTCACCTTATCGCTCTGAACATGCGGTGCGATTGTTTGATGGTGATATCCATTTCAAATTCGAAAGCCCCACCCTGGTGCGAGTACTCGATATTCTTTTTATGCATAATTAG
- a CDS encoding porin has product MKKFLMAATLATTTMAATAAHAGSISYDFRGDYQSADYNKNAESVTAPTGGATKNSDFSRMYFKIARLDFKGNMNEDLSYRVRWTFYGNTPAVGTRDNIWNNIQLAYITQKLGSGFSVTLGKLYSDIGGFEGAMSGADLYLTSESYSHKFGNDQLASRSYGTGDGNILYMTGAKVDYTFADQVFSAMILNPAQDETTGSGAFNQTSNAWGLVYKGSFMEKAISLIASYHELPGTNNPQGAPTSYTSDDKSKMYSAGFKWDATPVMASIEYIGQQNDYKPAASSFTDKMDSVVVKAAWTGWEQWTPRLEFTSTTEKVDSASATNKFTGYGAIIEYKPRKDDIYRYHLAYQNIKETPETGSDLTRQEIVLGARLMGDFLK; this is encoded by the coding sequence ATGAAAAAGTTTTTGATGGCAGCAACATTAGCAACAACAACAATGGCGGCGACAGCGGCGCACGCGGGAAGCATCAGCTATGATTTCCGCGGCGACTACCAAAGTGCTGACTATAATAAAAATGCCGAAAGTGTCACTGCACCAACAGGTGGAGCAACAAAGAACTCGGACTTCAGCAGAATGTACTTCAAAATCGCTCGTTTGGATTTTAAAGGTAACATGAATGAAGACCTTTCTTATCGCGTAAGATGGACTTTCTACGGAAATACGCCTGCCGTTGGAACTCGTGATAACATCTGGAATAACATTCAGTTGGCATACATCACGCAAAAATTGGGCTCTGGATTCAGCGTGACTCTGGGCAAGCTCTACTCTGACATCGGTGGCTTTGAAGGCGCAATGTCAGGTGCGGATTTGTATCTGACATCAGAATCTTACTCTCATAAATTTGGCAATGACCAATTGGCAAGCCGATCTTATGGAACTGGCGATGGCAACATCCTCTATATGACTGGTGCGAAAGTTGACTATACATTTGCTGATCAAGTGTTCTCTGCAATGATTTTGAATCCAGCACAAGATGAAACAACTGGATCTGGTGCTTTCAATCAAACTTCTAATGCATGGGGCTTGGTTTATAAAGGTTCATTCATGGAAAAAGCTATTAGCTTGATCGCAAGCTACCATGAGCTACCTGGCACAAACAACCCTCAGGGAGCACCGACTTCATACACTAGCGATGACAAATCAAAAATGTACTCTGCAGGCTTCAAATGGGATGCAACTCCTGTGATGGCGTCTATTGAATACATTGGTCAACAGAATGATTACAAGCCAGCAGCTTCTTCGTTCACTGATAAAATGGATTCAGTAGTTGTAAAAGCAGCTTGGACTGGTTGGGAGCAATGGACACCACGTCTTGAGTTCACAAGCACAACTGAAAAAGTTGATTCAGCTAGCGCAACAAACAAATTCACTGGCTACGGCGCCATCATCGAATACAAGCCACGTAAAGATGATATCTACCGTTACCACCTTGCGTACCAAAATATCAAAGAAACACCAGAAACTGGCAGCGACCTGACTCGTCAAGAGATCGTGCTCGGCGCTCGTTTGATGGGCGACTTCTTGAAATAA
- a CDS encoding ABC transporter permease encodes MRKSLGRLLGFAAGLTIALLLTFFAGENPLHIFMILVKSAFGSMYDLGLTLSYTTPLIFCGLSVAIGFHAGLFNIGAEGQLTMAAVTAAAVGVLFPQVPFPAAPVLAFCASLLVGGLWGFIPGWLRAYRGSHEVIITIMMNFIAAGLASWFALKVIPNPNSQNPETAMVGGNYLFKDYDLIARLFPDTPANASLGFAIVLAILMWIFLWKTTWGFQLRAVGSNPEAAHRGGISEKKTLMIAMALAGACAGCVALSEVLGSAGQYRVGFSPDYGFIGIAVALLANNNPLGVIAAAFLMGALHKGASDLDLETTTITRDFSRIIQALIILGVAAQAYWEHLRSRRRKH; translated from the coding sequence TTGAGAAAATCATTAGGACGCCTATTGGGTTTTGCCGCCGGGTTGACTATTGCGCTTCTGCTGACCTTCTTCGCTGGTGAAAATCCTTTGCACATTTTTATGATTCTTGTGAAGAGTGCCTTTGGATCGATGTATGACTTGGGACTCACCCTTTCTTATACAACTCCATTGATCTTCTGTGGCTTGTCTGTGGCGATCGGATTTCACGCAGGCCTTTTCAATATTGGCGCCGAAGGGCAGCTCACTATGGCGGCGGTCACTGCGGCCGCTGTAGGGGTTTTATTTCCACAGGTTCCTTTTCCGGCAGCCCCCGTTTTAGCCTTCTGTGCCTCTTTGCTAGTCGGTGGTTTGTGGGGATTTATTCCAGGTTGGTTGCGTGCCTATCGCGGCAGCCATGAAGTGATTATCACGATCATGATGAACTTTATCGCCGCAGGTTTGGCGAGCTGGTTTGCATTGAAAGTCATCCCAAACCCAAATTCGCAAAATCCTGAAACTGCGATGGTTGGTGGAAATTATCTTTTCAAAGACTATGATTTGATTGCTCGTCTGTTCCCCGATACTCCCGCGAATGCCTCTTTAGGTTTTGCGATTGTTCTGGCGATTTTGATGTGGATCTTCCTGTGGAAGACCACCTGGGGCTTTCAATTGCGCGCCGTGGGTTCAAATCCTGAAGCTGCTCACCGCGGTGGCATTTCTGAAAAGAAAACTTTGATGATCGCAATGGCGTTGGCCGGAGCTTGCGCAGGCTGCGTGGCTTTGTCTGAAGTTTTGGGAAGTGCGGGGCAATACCGCGTGGGCTTCTCTCCGGATTATGGCTTTATCGGCATTGCAGTGGCTTTGTTGGCTAATAACAATCCATTGGGTGTCATTGCCGCGGCCTTTTTGATGGGAGCACTTCATAAAGGGGCTTCTGATTTGGATCTTGAAACAACGACAATCACTCGCGACTTCTCTCGCATCATTCAGGCTTTGATTATCCTGGGCGTCGCGGCCCAAGCTTATTGGGAACATCTTCGTTCACGCAGGAGGAAGCACTAA
- a CDS encoding cache domain-containing protein, whose protein sequence is MKKYFVFLTGTLLSVGAFAADNCTASKKTAVCTEDSVKERVEWACKVVETKGKAGLPEINAMRFECCGEPNYVWVQDMKPTMIIHPIKTELNGQDLSTKADPKGKKLFVEFVNAVKKTPSGAWVDYEWTKFGEPAATPKKSWVKKCKASDTKEDWIVGSGTWL, encoded by the coding sequence ATGAAGAAATATTTTGTTTTTTTAACAGGAACTTTACTCAGCGTTGGAGCCTTTGCTGCTGACAACTGCACTGCTTCGAAAAAAACCGCGGTCTGCACAGAAGACTCTGTTAAGGAGCGCGTAGAGTGGGCTTGCAAAGTTGTTGAGACTAAGGGCAAAGCTGGCCTTCCTGAAATCAACGCCATGAGATTCGAGTGCTGTGGCGAACCGAACTATGTGTGGGTTCAAGATATGAAGCCAACCATGATCATCCATCCAATCAAAACTGAATTGAACGGTCAGGATCTTTCAACGAAGGCAGATCCTAAAGGTAAAAAACTTTTCGTAGAGTTCGTTAACGCTGTGAAAAAGACTCCATCTGGTGCCTGGGTGGACTACGAATGGACAAAGTTTGGCGAGCCAGCGGCCACACCTAAGAAGTCTTGGGTAAAAAAATGTAAGGCAAGTGACACAAAAGAAGATTGGATAGTTGGCTCAGGAACTTGGCTGTAA
- a CDS encoding valine--tRNA ligase, giving the protein MSENLSDRYNPADVENRTYQWWEESGFFKAQDQSTKPPFSIILPPPNVTGFLHMGHALDHTIQDMLIRWKRMNGFNTMWLPGTDHAGIATQSVVEKELKKQDVTRHDLGREKFVEKVWEWKHQYGNRIYSQMRRLGDSCDWDRAVFTLDEGASKAVRKVFVSLHQKGLIYRGQRLVNWSGPLETAISDLEVEHKQIKGTLFHINYALEDGSGFLTVATTRPETLLGDTAVAVNPEDDRYKHLIGKNVILPLLGRKIKIIGDTYVDKEFGSGVVKITPAHDFNDYKVGKSHNLDFINLLTKKAEMNENAGPYAGLKVQEARKRVVEDLKAHNLLVKEEPHVHSVGHCSRSGAVVEPFLSEQWFVKMEQLATPAKRVVESGTIRFEPESWTKVYLHWLNNIEDWCISRQLWWGHRIPVWYCNSCNHHTVSETDVTACEKCGSTDLKQDDDVLDTWFSSALWPFSTMGWPDETETLKTFYPTSYLVTGHDIIFFWVARMIMMGLEFKRDVPFRTVYIHGLVRDSQGRKMSKSLGNSIDPVEMIEKYGADALRFTFAAHLYSGKDFKFSEQRLEGYRNFMNKIWNAARFALSNLADFKVPSEGVKALPSKAHISVFDQWIITKLAEVTKEVEEAMEAEKFSDAANALYHFIWNQFCDWYIEFTKPIMNGTNAEEKAATQLVIAQVLNRITRLLHPFTPFISEEIYQKLPIKGQACIVDQFPNVRNDKDFLALGSEQAAFEIDLVKEVVSAIRNIRGENRISPAIKLNVRLGVTNDQVQKVLGNNRTALMTMARLENLEIGEEGNLQKCAVASVMVKDANVKVIIPLEGLVDFDEELKRINKTIEKLQKDISMLTAKLSNEKFVANAEEEVIAADRVLLAQSKVQLESLRDALTRFQ; this is encoded by the coding sequence ATGTCAGAGAATTTATCAGATCGCTACAACCCGGCTGATGTAGAAAACAGAACTTATCAGTGGTGGGAAGAATCCGGCTTTTTCAAAGCTCAGGATCAATCTACAAAACCTCCCTTTTCAATTATTCTTCCACCACCGAACGTCACGGGTTTCTTGCACATGGGACATGCGTTGGATCACACGATTCAAGATATGCTCATTCGTTGGAAAAGAATGAATGGCTTCAATACGATGTGGCTTCCCGGAACGGACCATGCCGGCATTGCCACTCAATCCGTAGTTGAAAAAGAACTCAAAAAACAAGATGTCACTCGTCACGATCTTGGCCGCGAAAAATTCGTCGAAAAAGTTTGGGAGTGGAAACATCAATACGGAAATCGCATCTACTCACAAATGCGTCGCCTTGGCGATTCTTGTGATTGGGACCGCGCGGTCTTCACTTTGGATGAAGGCGCCTCTAAAGCGGTTCGCAAAGTATTCGTGAGCCTTCACCAGAAAGGTTTGATCTATCGTGGTCAACGCCTTGTGAACTGGTCAGGTCCGCTTGAGACTGCGATTTCTGATTTGGAAGTTGAACACAAACAAATCAAGGGAACTCTTTTCCATATCAATTATGCATTGGAAGATGGTTCTGGATTCCTGACTGTAGCAACGACTCGCCCAGAAACTCTGTTAGGAGACACAGCCGTAGCCGTGAATCCTGAAGATGATCGCTACAAACACTTGATCGGCAAAAACGTTATTCTTCCTTTGCTTGGTCGCAAGATCAAAATCATCGGCGACACTTACGTAGACAAAGAGTTCGGTTCTGGCGTGGTGAAAATCACTCCAGCCCATGACTTCAACGACTACAAAGTTGGAAAATCGCACAATCTGGATTTCATCAATCTTTTGACTAAAAAAGCAGAGATGAACGAGAACGCGGGCCCTTATGCTGGACTCAAAGTTCAAGAGGCCCGTAAACGCGTTGTTGAAGATTTGAAAGCACATAATCTTTTGGTCAAGGAAGAGCCTCATGTTCATTCAGTCGGTCACTGCTCACGCTCTGGCGCAGTGGTAGAGCCTTTCTTGTCTGAGCAGTGGTTCGTGAAGATGGAGCAACTTGCGACGCCTGCAAAACGCGTTGTGGAAAGTGGCACTATCCGCTTCGAACCAGAATCTTGGACAAAAGTTTATCTTCATTGGCTCAATAACATCGAAGACTGGTGTATTTCTCGCCAGCTTTGGTGGGGACATCGCATCCCTGTTTGGTATTGCAACTCTTGCAACCACCACACAGTCAGCGAAACAGATGTGACAGCTTGTGAAAAGTGCGGCAGCACTGATTTGAAACAAGATGATGACGTTTTGGATACCTGGTTCAGTTCGGCTCTATGGCCGTTCTCTACAATGGGTTGGCCAGATGAGACTGAAACATTGAAAACGTTCTACCCAACCAGTTACTTGGTAACTGGTCACGATATCATTTTCTTCTGGGTTGCCCGTATGATCATGATGGGTCTGGAATTCAAACGGGATGTGCCGTTCCGCACAGTTTACATCCACGGCTTGGTGCGCGACTCACAAGGCAGAAAGATGTCGAAGTCTTTGGGTAACTCTATTGACCCGGTTGAGATGATTGAGAAATACGGCGCCGATGCTCTTCGCTTCACGTTTGCGGCTCATTTGTACTCTGGTAAAGACTTTAAGTTCAGTGAACAACGTCTTGAAGGCTATCGCAACTTCATGAACAAGATCTGGAATGCGGCTCGTTTCGCACTTTCAAATCTTGCAGATTTCAAAGTGCCTTCAGAGGGCGTCAAAGCTTTGCCTAGCAAAGCCCATATCAGCGTCTTCGACCAATGGATCATCACAAAACTTGCTGAAGTGACTAAAGAAGTTGAAGAAGCGATGGAGGCTGAAAAGTTCTCGGACGCTGCCAATGCTCTTTACCACTTCATCTGGAATCAATTCTGTGACTGGTATATCGAATTTACGAAACCAATCATGAATGGCACCAATGCGGAAGAGAAAGCAGCCACTCAGTTAGTTATTGCACAAGTTTTGAATCGCATCACTCGTCTGTTGCATCCGTTCACACCGTTTATCTCTGAAGAGATCTACCAAAAGCTTCCGATCAAAGGCCAAGCTTGTATCGTGGATCAATTCCCGAACGTCAGAAACGACAAAGATTTCCTGGCATTGGGATCAGAGCAAGCGGCATTTGAAATCGACTTGGTAAAAGAAGTGGTTTCAGCAATCCGTAATATCCGCGGTGAAAACCGCATCAGTCCGGCTATCAAGTTGAATGTTCGCCTTGGAGTTACAAACGACCAGGTTCAAAAGGTGTTGGGCAACAACCGCACAGCCTTGATGACAATGGCTCGCCTTGAAAACTTGGAAATCGGCGAAGAAGGCAACCTGCAAAAATGTGCCGTGGCTTCAGTTATGGTTAAAGATGCGAACGTAAAAGTGATCATCCCACTTGAAGGCCTTGTGGATTTCGACGAAGAGTTGAAACGTATCAACAAAACCATCGAGAAGTTGCAAAAAGATATCTCAATGCTGACGGCGAAGCTTTCTAACGAAAAATTCGTGGCAAATGCAGAGGAAGAAGTTATTGCAGCTGACAGAGTTTTGCTCGCACAATCCAAAGTTCAATTGGAATCATTGCGCGACGCTTTGACTCGCTTCCAATAA